In the Microcebus murinus isolate Inina chromosome 14, M.murinus_Inina_mat1.0, whole genome shotgun sequence genome, one interval contains:
- the HNRNPF gene encoding heterogeneous nuclear ribonucleoprotein F, producing the protein MMLGPEGGEGFVVKLRGLPWSCSIEDVQNFLSDCTIRDGTAGVHFIYTREGRQSGEAFVELESEDDVKMALKKDRESMGHRYIEVFKSHRTEMDWVLKHSGPNSADSANDGFVRLRGLPFGCTKEEIVQFFSGLEIVPNGITLPVDPEGKITGEAFVQFASQELAEKALGKHKERIGHRYIEVFKSSQDEVRSYSDPPLKFMSVQRPGPYDRPGTARRYIGIVKQAGLERMRPGAYSAGYGGYEEYSGLSDGYGFTTDLFGRDLSYCLSGMYDHRYGDSEFTVQSTTGHCVHMRGLPYKATENDIYNFFSPLNPVRVHIEIGPDGRVTGEADVEFATHEEAVAAMSKDRANMQHRYIELFLNSTTGASNGAYSSQVMQGMGVTAAQATYSGLESQSVSGCYGASYSGQNSMGGYD; encoded by the coding sequence ATGATGCTAGGCCCTGAGGGAGGTGAAGGTTTTGTGGTCAAGCTCCGTGGCCTGCCCTGGTCCTGCTCTATTGAGGACGTGCAGAACTTCCTCTCCGACTGCACAATTCGTGATGGGACCGCAGGTGTTCATTTCATCTATACTAGAGAGGGCAGGCAGAGTGGTGAGGCTTTTGTCGAACTTGAATCAGAAGATGATGTAAAAATGGCCCTGAAAAAAGACAGGGAAAGCATGGGACACCGGTACATCGAGGTGTTCAAGTCCCACAGAACCGAGATGGATTGGGTGTTGAAGCACAGCGGTCCCAACAGTGCTGACAGCGCCAACGATGGCTTCGTCCGTCTTCGAGGACTCCCATTTGGATGCACAAAGGAAGAAATTGTCCAGTTCTTCTCAGGGTTGGAAATAGTGCCAAATGGGATCACATTGCCTGTGGACCCTGAGGGCAAGATTACAGGGGAAGCTTTTGTGCAGTTTGCCTCACAGGAGTTAGCTGAGAAGGCCCTGGGGAAGCACAAGGAGAGGATAGGGCACAGATATATTGAAGTGTTCAAGAGCAGTCAGGATGAAGTCAGGTCTTACTCAGATCCCCCTCTGAAGTTTATGTCTGTGCAGAGGCCGGGGCCCTATGACCGCCCTGGCACAGCTAGGAGATACATTGGCATCGTGAAGCAAGCGGGCCTGGAGAGGATGCGGCCCGGCGCCTACAGTGCAGGCTATGGCGGCTACGAAGAGTACAGCGGCCTCAGCGATGGCTACGGCTTCACCACCGACCTGTTTGGGAGAGACCTCAGCTACTGTCTCTCAGGCATGTACGACCACAGATACGGAGACAGCGAGTTCACAGTGCAGAGCACCACCGGGCACTGCGTCCACATGAGAGGGCTTCCTTACAAAGCAACCGAGAATGACATTTACAACTTCTTCTCTCCACTGAACCCTGTGAGAGTGCATATTGAGATTGGCCCAGATGGAAGAGTGACCGGTGAAGCAGACGTGGAGTTTGCCACTCACGAAGAGGCTGTGGCGGCTATGTCCAAAGACAGGGCTAACATGCAGCACAGATACATAGAACTTTTCTTGAATTCGACAACGGGGGCCAGCAATGGGGCATATAGCAGCCAGGTGATGCAAGGCATGGGGGTAACAGCAGCCCAGGCCACTTACAGCGGTCTGGAAAGTCAGTCAGTGAGCGGCTGCTACGGGGCTAGCTACAGTGGTCAGAACAGCATGGGTGGATACGATTAG